Proteins encoded within one genomic window of Humulus lupulus chromosome 1, drHumLupu1.1, whole genome shotgun sequence:
- the LOC133821348 gene encoding uncharacterized protein LOC133821348, producing MVCIVLGANPPFVVFEGFINKLWGKLGIERIARMNAGYTLVKFRDEAMRDMILEAGVVRYDRKPVILRLWSTEFDTMRLVKSVPVWVRLPGLGLQYWGVKCLSALVSTIGKPMLVDMLTKDRSMVKFARVLVEVEISDNVPKTISFLNERGQLMERLLEYEWLPTQCQGCKILGHPATNCNRKQGAVWRKKEMKQGPKQSEDMIGQTIVEPPTDSCPKETDSDLILDDTQKFAAKEVCVTKPGQDSDWITPKRLGGVKQSAPATQNLMKNSYSALQDRIMEVTNLGLSTTNIFNGGLQHT from the coding sequence ATGGTTTGTATTGTCCTTGGCGCCAACCCCCCATTTGTAGTATTTGAAGGATTTATAAATAAACTATGGGGAAAACTGGGTATTGAAAGGATAGCTCGAATGAACGCCGGCTATACCCTTGTGAAATTTAGGGATGAAGCCATGCGTGATATGATTTTGGAAGCTGGAGTCGTGCGCTATGATAGGAAGCCAGTAATTCTGAGGCTATGGTCTACTGAATTTGACACAATGAGGTTAGTGAAATCTGTTCCTGTTTGGGTTAGGTTGCCTGGTCTTGGATTGCAATATTGGGGAGTTAAGTGTTTGAGTGCCCTTGTTAGTACCATTGGCAAACCTATGCTGGTTGATATGCTTACCAAAGACAGATCAATGGTGAAATTTGCAAGAGTTTTAGTAGAGGTGGAGATTTCAGATAATGTTCCTAAAACTATTAGTTTCCTTAATGAGAGAGGCCAATTGATGGAACGTCTTCTGGAATATGAATGGCTGCCTACTCAGTGTCAAGGCTGTAAAATTCTAGGTCATCCTGCAACGAATTGTAATCGAAAACAAGGAGCTGTGTGGAGGAAAAAAGAAATGAAGCAAGGGCCAAAGCAATCAGAAGATATGATAGGTCAGACCATTGTTGAACCCCCTACTGACTCATGTCCAAAGGAAACTGACAGTGATTTAATCTTAGATGATACTCAGAAATTTGCTGCAAAGGAGGTATGTGTTACAAAACCTGGGCAGGATTCAGATTGGATTACTCCTAAACGTTTAGGGGGAGTTAAACAGTCTGCACCAGCAACTCAGAATTTGATGAAGAATTCATATAGTGCTTTGCAAGATCGGATAATGGAGGTCACGAATTTGGGACTATCTACAACAAATATTTTCAATGGAGGATTGCAACATACTTAA